The sequence CGACGGCGAAGACCGAATGCAGCGTCTCGGAGGTTCCTGCCGCGGTGAGGAGCCAGCCGTTGATACCGCCTCGAAGCGCCGTTCCCCCATTGCCGACAGCAAAGCCCTCGTTGCTCGACAGCATCGAGATACCGCGCAAGGTGCTGCCGGAGAACACCTGACGCCAAGTTCCCTGCCCGCTGGGAGGCGGTGTGGGGCACGTCGAGCAGCGAATGATGACGCTCACCGCCTCGATCTGGCGGGAGGCCGGCGGCGGTCCCTGCTGGCCAACCACGTTCGAGGTGCGCCCGTCCACCCTCGCGACCAGAGCCCGCCCCGCTTGGATGGGAGGCACCGTGAAAGAGAAGTTGCCGTTGGCATCGACCGTCCCGCTGGCGATCACTTGACCGGTGTCGACGTAGGAGACAGTCACTGGGGTCTGCGGCGTTCCCTGTCCGCTCACAGTCGTCGACCCTGGCGTCACCTCGTTCAAGACCGGCCGCGGGTTGAACGCCATGAAGATGAGGAAGTTGTTCGGCCGCTGCCGCCCGACGAACCACATCCACCAGTTGCCGAATTCATCCTCCACCACCGCGGGGTCGTAGGCGTTGCCGTCGAGAACAGCGTCGTTCGGCAGCGTCATCACGACGCCCCCGTTGAAGCCGTACTTGGTCCAGTTCACGCCGTCGGTTGAGGTGGCATAGAGGATGCGGCTGGTGTTGGCGGAGTCGTCGCCGCGATACCACATTCGGAAGATCCCGTTGCGGTCTTTGATCACCATCGGCTCGCCGACGAAATTCGAGTCGGGAGCGCCGGGACCGCCGCGCTCTAGGACGGGGCGATTCCGAATGTTCCAAGTCAAGCCGCCGTCGAGCGATTCCCCATAGCCGATGGATGTGCGTCCCTCGCTATCGACCGCCGTGAACCAGACTTTATAGACATTGCCGTCTTTCAGCCAGGTGGGGTCGCCGACCTCGGCGGCCATGTAGGGAAAGAGGCCGCGGCGGATGACGGGGTCGTCCGGGCGGATTGCGCCGGGGTCGCGGTCGGTCGGCTGAAAGTCGACGAGGGTGGTGGTGGTGGCGAGGCCGATCTGGGAGACGTTGTTCCTGCGCCCTTCGTAGAGCACCCGATAGCAGCGGCAGTCGCTCGCTCGGTCGTCGATCACCGACGGCGCAATCACGCGGCTGTCGAAGCGGCCGGCCCGGGGGTCCATCACCGGGTTTTCGCAGCCGGCGCAGTCGCCGCCGATCACATACTTGCCCCAGACAATCCCGTCGCCCGAAATGGCCATGTTCATGTTCGAGTTCGTGTTGCCTGTATCCGGGCATTCGCCGGTGTAGTACATCAAGAAGTTGTACGGTGCCGGGCCGCCGCCGGGACCCATCCGCGGAAAGGTTGAATTCGGCTGGTAGAGCACCGTCGGGGCGTAGGCGTTGGCGCAGTCGCCTTGGTTGCCCGATTCGCTCGGGTTGCCCGGAGCGAGCGACGGCCCGCCGTCAGTCGGCAGCCGCGTAAAGACCCCCGGTCTCGTCTGGTAGATCGGCGGCCCCTGCGTATCGGTTGCCCAGGCCGGGCGCGGCACGCTCATGACGGAGCTGAGCGCCACGGCTGCTGCGAGCAGGAGGGAGGGTAGGACACGAGGCATCGATCCTCCGTTTTAGCCGTGATCAGGACGCGGCGAGACCGGCCACTGCGCTCTGGCATCGGGCGGACACCCCAAGCGCGAGCGGCGCGGATTATACCGGATGGGCCGCCGCTCTTCCCCGCATTCTGGTCGTCTGCCTGGTCAACGAATGAAAGCCGGCGCGGTTGCGTCGGCCTATACTTGCGGCAGAGGGCGCGAGTTTCACAGGTGAATGTCGCTATCGATGCCCGGCCGCTTTCCGATCGCTTTCCCGGGATCGGCCGCTACTTGGCCGGACTGATCCCTGCCCTGCTCGAGGCGGAGCCGGCGCTTCGTCTCACGCTGTTCGCCGACCCGGCGGCGCGGGGAGGGCGCCATGACCCCTTTGCGCTCGCGGGCGAGCGGTGCGTCGTTGTGCCGCTTGATGCGCCGATCTTCTCGCTGCGGGGGCAGCTGCGGGCGGCGCGCGCTATCGACCGCGGGCGCTTCGACCTGCTGCACGCCCCGTACTTTCTCTCCCCGCTCGGCGTGCGGACGCCGGTGGTCCTGACGATCCACGACCTGATCCCGCTGCACCATCCTGAGATTCTGCCGAGCCGGCTCGCCCGGCTGGTCACGCCCTTCCTTCTCGCCGCGGCCGCGCGGTCGGCGCGGCGGGTGATTGCGGTGTCGCAGTGGGTCGCCGACGATCTCGTCGCGCGCGGGCTGGCCGACCGGGTGGCGGTCGTGCATCACGCTGCCGACCAGCTGCTCGCTCGAGCCGCCGCCGAGCGTGACCCGAACTGGCCGCCGCCGCCATACCTCCTTTTCGTTGGCGCCGACAAGCCGTTGAAGAACCTTCCTCTCGTCGTGCGCGCCTATGCGGCAAGCCGGGTGACGGTGCCGCTCGTCATCGCCGGACCTGCCGACCCACGCCATCGCGCCACGGCGGAGACGATCGCGGCGCTCGGTCTCGCCGGCCGTGTCCTGATGCTCGGGCCGGTCCCGGAGGAGCGGTTGGTGGCGCTCTACCGGGGCGCGCTCGCGCTGCTCTTCCCCTCGCGCGCAGAAGGCTTCGGCTTGCCTCCCCTCGAAGCGATGCAGCTCGGCGTGCCGGTCGTCTGCTCGACGGCGATGGCACTGCCGGAGGTCGTCGGCAACGCTGCGCTGCTCGTTCCCCCCGACGATGAGGCGGGCTGGGCGCGCGCCATCACGCGGATCGTCGAGGATGGAGCGCTGCGCGCTGCGCTTGCCGCGGCCGGGCGAGCGCGCGCAAAACAGTTCTCCTGGGCAGCGGCCGCCCGCCAGACGCTCGCCGTCTATCGGGAGGCGGCGCGTGGGGAGGCAGCGCGGAGCGCGTTCCCGTGACCCCACCCCCGATCGACGTCGTGCATGTCTACAAGGACTTCTGGCCGGTTGTCGGCGGGATCGAGAACCATGTGCGCCGCCTCGCCGCTGGTCTCGCGCGCGACCCGGCCTTCCGCGTTCGGGTGCTGGTCACGAATACCGGGCGGAAGACGGTGCGGGAGGAGATCGACGGCATTGAGGTGATCAAAGCAGGGCGCCTCGCGACGGCCGCCTCGACGCCGCTCTCGCTCGCCCTTCCTTGGGAGCTGTCGCGGCTGCGGCCTGACCTGATCCATCTGCACTTTCCCTATCCGGTCGGCGAGGTGTCGTCTCTGCTTGCAGGCCGGGGCGCTCCGCTGCTCATCAGCTATCACAGCGACATTGTCCGGCAGCGGCGGCTGCTGCGGCTGTATCGTCCTTTGCTCCGGCGTGTTCTCGAGCGTGCCGATGCGATTATCGTCTCAAACCCGCGCTCTGCGGCGAGCTCGCCGTTTCTGCGCGCCGCGCGCGCCAAGCTCCGGTTCGTTCCTTTTGGGATCGATCCCGCGCGCTACGCTCTCACGGAGGCGCGGCGGGCGCAGGCGGCGGCGATCCGCGCTGCGCTGCCTGGCCCGATCACGCTGTTTGTGGGGGTGCTGCGCTATTACAAGGGGGTCGACGCGCTGATCGACGCAATGCGCTGGGTGCCGGGCACGCTCGTGATCGTCGGCGACGGGCCGGAGGCAGCGCGGTGGAGGGCCCGAGCGGATGCGATGCCCTACCGCGACCGCATTGTGTTCCGCGGGCGCCTGTCGGACGAAGAGGTGGCGGCGCACTATCATGCGGCAGATGTCTTCGCGCTCCCGTCGACGCTGCGGGCAGAGAGCTTCGGGATCGTGCTGATCGAGGCGATGGCCTGCGGAGTGCCGCTCGTCACCACGGAGCTCGGCACTGGGACCTCCTATGTGAACATTCACGGTGAGACGGGGATCGTGGTCCCGCCGGGCGACCCGCGCGCTCTCGCCGCTGCCCTTCGGGTGATCCTCGACGACCCCGTGCGGCGAAGGCGGTTCGGCGAAGCGGCGCGCCGGCGTCTCGAGCAGCAGTTCAGCGAGACAGCGATGATCGAGCGGATAAAAGCGCTCTACCGCGAGGTGCTGGCGGCGCGCGCCCGGTGGCGGGGGCGTGCTCCCTTTTCCGCTGAGAGCGAGCGCGACGGTGAATGAGCTGGAACGCCCCTTTGATACAATCGAAACATGCCCTTGGCTTCTGAGGAGCGTGCCGTGACCCTCGGCGGCTCCGGCCGGGCGCTGGTGACAGGCGGCGCCGGCTTTATCGGCTCTCATCTCGTTGAGCGGCTCCTCGCCGAGGGATGGGAGGTGGTGGTTCTCGACGACTTCTCGACCGGCCGCCGTGCCTGGCTGCCGGGGCACCGCCGGCTCCTCCTGCACGAAGGCGATGTGCGGGATGCCGCTCTCGTCCGGCGCGCGATGGACGGCTGCTCGGTGGTCTTCCACCTTGCGGCGGTGGTCGGTGTCCGCCGGGTGGTGGCCGACCCGCTGCGCGCGCTGCAGGTCATTGTCGAGGGAACGGAGCGGGTGCTTGCGGCGGCGCTCGACGCGCAGGCGCGGGTCGTTCTCGCCTCATCGTCGGAAGTGTACGGCGTGAGCGACGCGGTGCCGTTTGCGCCGGACGGCCGCCGCGTGCTCGGCTCGACCCGCGTTCACCGCTGGGCCTACGCGACCGCGAAGGCGCTCGATGAGCATCTGCTCTTTGCCTATCGCGAGCATGGCCTGCGCGGGGTGGTCCTGCGCTATTTCAACACGTATGGGCCTCGCCAAGATGCCGAGGGCTACGCCGGCGTCCTTGCCGCTTTCTGCGACGCTGTCGCGCGCGGACAGCCGATGACGATCCACGGCGATGGCCGTCAGACCCGCTGTTTCCTCTACGTTGACGATACCGTGCTCGCCACGATCCGTGCTGCAGTCGCTCCCGAGGCAGAGGGAGCGATCCTGAACGTCGGGTCGACGGAGGAGGTGTCGATCGTCGAGGTGTCGCGCCTTGTGGCGGAGATAGCGGGCGTTCCGCACAATGTCTGCTTCGTTCCGTTCGAAGAGGTGTTCGGCGCCCGCTTCGAAGACCCGCGGCGGCGAGTGCCCGAGATTAGCGAGAGTGAGCGGCTGCTCGGCTTCCGGCCGACTGTTTCGCTTCGCGAGGGAATTGCGCGCACGCTCGAATGGAGAATGCGTCCGAGGGGAAGGGGCTAAGCCGTGCCGACGCGATTTGCCGCCCAGCTCGACCGGCTGCTTGAAGCAAGCTGGCTCATGGTCGCGATCGTGGTTCCCCTCTTCTTCAATGTGTTCAGTTCGCGGGTGTTCGAGCCCGACAAGCTGACCGCCTTCCGCGGGATCATGATCTTTGCGCTTGCCGTCTGGCTGCTCCGCGAACTCGAGCTGCCCGGCGCGCCGGGCAGCCTGCCGCGCCGCTGGATCGCGGGCTTCAAAGCGAACCCGCTTGCTGGGCCAGTGGCGATTTTGGCGCTCTCCTACGTCATCTCGACGATCTTTTCGGTTCAGCCGCTCGTCAGTATCTTCGGCTCCTATCAGCGGCTGCAGGGGACGCTGAACAATTTCTTGTACTTCGCGCTGTTCTTCCTCGTTGCGGCTGGGCTTCGCGATTGGGGCCGTCTTGATCGGCTGATCACGACGTTCATCATCGTTAGCGTGCCGGTCAGCTTGTATGGGATGTCGCAGCGGCTCGGCCTCGATCCGCTCCCGTGGGGGGCCGATGTCCAGTCCCGTGTCGCCGGCTCGGCCGGCAACCCGATCTTTCTCGGCGCCTACCTCATTCTCGTTCTCCCCTTCCTCCTCGCCCGCCTTGTCGATGTGGCGACACGGTTCCGGGCCGGAGCACGCGATGGCCGCACGATCGCGCTGCTTGCGGCCTACAGCGGGGCGCTGCTCGTTAACCTGATCTGCCTCTACTGGACTGGCAGCCGCGGCCCGTGGATGGGGTTCGCTGCCTCGCTGGTGGCGATGGCGTTCTTCCTTGGGGTCGCCCTGCGCCGGCGGCTGCTGCTGCTCGCCCCGGTGGCGGGGGTCGTCGCTTTCGTTGGGGTGATGGCCTTTCTCAACTCGCCGCTTGGGGCGCCGCTGGTCGAGGCGAGCGCCTTCGCGGAGCGGCTTGCCAGCATTGACGACGTGACCACGGGGACGAACCGGGTGCGGATGCTCATCTGGTTTGGCGACGGGGTGGCCAAAGGGGCTGCCGGCATGGTGACCGACAATCTGTTTCGGACGATCGTCGGCTACGGCCCCGAGACGATGTACGTCGCCTACAACCGCTTCTATCCCCCCACCCTCGCTCACTACGAATCGCGGACGGCAACGCCCGACCGTTCCCATAACGATTTGATCGACTTTCTCGTCACGAACGGCGTGATCGGTCTCTTCGCCTACTTGCTGATCGTCACGACGTTCTTCAGTCTCGCCTTCCGCTTTGTGCGTGACGCCCCGCCCGGCTATCGCCGGCTGATCGCCGTGGCTGTGGTCGGCGCGGTTGTCGCCCACCTTGTGGAGGCGCTGCTGGGGATCCCGATCTCGTCAACCCGCACCCATTTCTGGATGATCATGGGCATGGCGACGGCGCTCCCGGTGCTGCTGGCACCAGCCCCCGCTCCCGCTGCCGCGCCGACCCCCGCAAAGCCCAGTTCTGCCGCGCAAGCGCGCGGCCGGCGCCGGCGGCCGGAAGGGCGGCCCTCCCCGGCGCCGGCACCGCCGCCGGCGAGTCCTACCTGGCTTGCAGCAGCCGCGTGGGTTGTCGTCACGGTCGTCGTGGTCTACCTGCTGTTGTTCCAGCCGCGCCTTGTCCAAGGGCTCGTCGGCCAAGACAGCTTTCCCACGCTCGTTGTGCTCGGCGCGTTCGCGTGGGTCTGGGTCGGCATCGTTGCGCTCGCCACGGCGCTGCCTCTGCCGCCGAGCGGAACCCTGACCCGCACCAACCGCTCGCTCTGGATGGTTGCTCCGTCGCTCGCTTTCCTGGTCATCCTCCTTGCGGTCAGCTTCGCGAACCCCATCATCGCCGACATTCGCTTCAAGCAGGCGCAATCGCTCGACCAGATCGGGCGCTTCGACTTGAGCATTCCGGTCTATTTGAAGGCGATCGAAGCTGCGCCCGGCGAGGACTTCTATCACTTGTTCCTCGGCCGAGCGTATCTCGAGGCGGCGAAGCGCGCGCCGGAGCAGGGCGCAGCCGTCGTGCCGCGCACGATGGCCGATCTGCAGCGGTTGGCATCCGTCGCCGGCGTCAGCCGCGAGTCGCTCTACTATGCGAGTAAGGTCGCGCTCGACCAGGCCTACGCCTTAAGTCCGCTCAACACGGACCATTCGGCGAACCTCGGGCGGCTCCATCGCTTCTGGGCGGAGGCC comes from Dehalococcoidia bacterium and encodes:
- a CDS encoding glycosyltransferase family 4 protein; this encodes MNVAIDARPLSDRFPGIGRYLAGLIPALLEAEPALRLTLFADPAARGGRHDPFALAGERCVVVPLDAPIFSLRGQLRAARAIDRGRFDLLHAPYFLSPLGVRTPVVLTIHDLIPLHHPEILPSRLARLVTPFLLAAAARSARRVIAVSQWVADDLVARGLADRVAVVHHAADQLLARAAAERDPNWPPPPYLLFVGADKPLKNLPLVVRAYAASRVTVPLVIAGPADPRHRATAETIAALGLAGRVLMLGPVPEERLVALYRGALALLFPSRAEGFGLPPLEAMQLGVPVVCSTAMALPEVVGNAALLVPPDDEAGWARAITRIVEDGALRAALAAAGRARAKQFSWAAAARQTLAVYREAARGEAARSAFP
- a CDS encoding O-antigen ligase family protein, translated to MPTRFAAQLDRLLEASWLMVAIVVPLFFNVFSSRVFEPDKLTAFRGIMIFALAVWLLRELELPGAPGSLPRRWIAGFKANPLAGPVAILALSYVISTIFSVQPLVSIFGSYQRLQGTLNNFLYFALFFLVAAGLRDWGRLDRLITTFIIVSVPVSLYGMSQRLGLDPLPWGADVQSRVAGSAGNPIFLGAYLILVLPFLLARLVDVATRFRAGARDGRTIALLAAYSGALLVNLICLYWTGSRGPWMGFAASLVAMAFFLGVALRRRLLLLAPVAGVVAFVGVMAFLNSPLGAPLVEASAFAERLASIDDVTTGTNRVRMLIWFGDGVAKGAAGMVTDNLFRTIVGYGPETMYVAYNRFYPPTLAHYESRTATPDRSHNDLIDFLVTNGVIGLFAYLLIVTTFFSLAFRFVRDAPPGYRRLIAVAVVGAVVAHLVEALLGIPISSTRTHFWMIMGMATALPVLLAPAPAPAAAPTPAKPSSAAQARGRRRRPEGRPSPAPAPPPASPTWLAAAAWVVVTVVVVYLLLFQPRLVQGLVGQDSFPTLVVLGAFAWVWVGIVALATALPLPPSGTLTRTNRSLWMVAPSLAFLVILLAVSFANPIIADIRFKQAQSLDQIGRFDLSIPVYLKAIEAAPGEDFYHLFLGRAYLEAAKRAPEQGAAVVPRTMADLQRLASVAGVSRESLYYASKVALDQAYALSPLNTDHSANLGRLHRFWAEASPTPELRRQRLEESDRWYESALRLSPNAAHLWTEWGLTKEALGQPNEAVQKYEHAARLDNRYLPTFLQLGNLYLNQANAKLQEGDRDGAAPHLEAAKGYYQRVIELDPNQPIAHSALGFIYNAQGDTRAAIEANERAAAIVPNDLPTRRNLALLYRELALQTNDPSARAKAIEEARLAMSLAPDNERVALAQLIAELGGRP
- a CDS encoding NAD-dependent epimerase/dehydratase family protein produces the protein MPLASEERAVTLGGSGRALVTGGAGFIGSHLVERLLAEGWEVVVLDDFSTGRRAWLPGHRRLLLHEGDVRDAALVRRAMDGCSVVFHLAAVVGVRRVVADPLRALQVIVEGTERVLAAALDAQARVVLASSSEVYGVSDAVPFAPDGRRVLGSTRVHRWAYATAKALDEHLLFAYREHGLRGVVLRYFNTYGPRQDAEGYAGVLAAFCDAVARGQPMTIHGDGRQTRCFLYVDDTVLATIRAAVAPEAEGAILNVGSTEEVSIVEVSRLVAEIAGVPHNVCFVPFEEVFGARFEDPRRRVPEISESERLLGFRPTVSLREGIARTLEWRMRPRGRG
- a CDS encoding glycosyltransferase; its protein translation is MTPPPIDVVHVYKDFWPVVGGIENHVRRLAAGLARDPAFRVRVLVTNTGRKTVREEIDGIEVIKAGRLATAASTPLSLALPWELSRLRPDLIHLHFPYPVGEVSSLLAGRGAPLLISYHSDIVRQRRLLRLYRPLLRRVLERADAIIVSNPRSAASSPFLRAARAKLRFVPFGIDPARYALTEARRAQAAAIRAALPGPITLFVGVLRYYKGVDALIDAMRWVPGTLVIVGDGPEAARWRARADAMPYRDRIVFRGRLSDEEVAAHYHAADVFALPSTLRAESFGIVLIEAMACGVPLVTTELGTGTSYVNIHGETGIVVPPGDPRALAAALRVILDDPVRRRRFGEAARRRLEQQFSETAMIERIKALYREVLAARARWRGRAPFSAESERDGE
- a CDS encoding Ig-like domain-containing protein; its protein translation is MPRVLPSLLLAAAVALSSVMSVPRPAWATDTQGPPIYQTRPGVFTRLPTDGGPSLAPGNPSESGNQGDCANAYAPTVLYQPNSTFPRMGPGGGPAPYNFLMYYTGECPDTGNTNSNMNMAISGDGIVWGKYVIGGDCAGCENPVMDPRAGRFDSRVIAPSVIDDRASDCRCYRVLYEGRRNNVSQIGLATTTTLVDFQPTDRDPGAIRPDDPVIRRGLFPYMAAEVGDPTWLKDGNVYKVWFTAVDSEGRTSIGYGESLDGGLTWNIRNRPVLERGGPGAPDSNFVGEPMVIKDRNGIFRMWYRGDDSANTSRILYATSTDGVNWTKYGFNGGVVMTLPNDAVLDGNAYDPAVVEDEFGNWWMWFVGRQRPNNFLIFMAFNPRPVLNEVTPGSTTVSGQGTPQTPVTVSYVDTGQVIASGTVDANGNFSFTVPPIQAGRALVARVDGRTSNVVGQQGPPPASRQIEAVSVIIRCSTCPTPPPSGQGTWRQVFSGSTLRGISMLSSNEGFAVGNGGTALRGGINGWLLTAAGTSETLHSVFAVAPNLALAVGSNGTAKRWNGSAWSDAPLPAPLPGVDLFGVSLHSATRGWMVDSLGRAYPWNGTGFLGASTLSAVGSPIRGVHSLADTVALAVSGNADATVDPGDNSIFQWTGIVWQPVATALVPLNGVAGVLSGATLGQAYAVGDAGVIMRFNGASWSQIPSPTGNRLNAVALLSATEGWAVGDNLTILRLSGGTWTLYTGIGSVSPPNANLRSVWILNANEAWAAGDGVILRYTVP